Proteins from a single region of Polyangiaceae bacterium:
- the rnr gene encoding ribonuclease R: MRPLPSRGDLISCLMQAQRPLHAREIAKRCGVNEGSYSRLLELLDQLSFDGTIARMPGGRFKAQPRSDGDSWEGVLSVNPRGFGFVTAAGQPDTYVAGDSLAGGMHGDRVRIAVLGRTARGVEGRVTDIVHRRNPRVAGVLRRRRKSSWLEPDDTRVRGPIVIIGRHDGDDGDAAVVSITRFPERPDENPEGELVAVLGVPGDPNAEVAKILVREEIDEAHPEAAMREAEAMAARLLKSPAEGRVDLRSVPLPTIDPEDARDHDDAIWVEKAGDGYRVWIAIADVSEYVVPGSALDQEAMTRGCTIYLPDRAIPMLPAALASDVCSLLPDAERLCMCVIAELDKAGDVTRFEIVEGVMRSQAMLTYGGVARALGFSERAPQSAPAEALKKGLRALDELARKLRRKRMRRGALDLDLPEPKVVLDPKSGAPIGVERRAEDPGIKRAYQMVEELMLLANELVAEWLSSKRSPAVYRVHARPDEKKLERLADVAERLGVQVDLDDMLDPMGVSRFLKKIADHPRKQVLESLLLRSLKQAVYDIVNVGHFGLASDAYLHFTSPIRRYPDIEVHRAVKHILRGNKPDTSPGAVETLRAAATRASVRERAAMDVEREVVDLYRALYMRDRIGDVLEGRISAMVGTGMFVTLVEPFVDVLVRYDALGPDRYELDDDELTVVGANSGDVLQLGDPIVVEIEDVAILRRVVLARRVPPDAVVRAAQGRSRGRGRGASKPSRSNPGASKPGARSAPAADRKGRGDRGGRSAGSRQAKGRGGKRRR, from the coding sequence ATGCGTCCCCTGCCCTCTCGCGGTGACCTGATCAGTTGCCTGATGCAGGCTCAGCGCCCGCTGCACGCCCGCGAAATCGCCAAACGTTGCGGCGTCAACGAAGGCTCGTACTCCCGTCTGCTGGAGCTCTTGGACCAACTCAGCTTCGACGGAACCATCGCGCGCATGCCCGGGGGCCGCTTCAAGGCCCAACCTCGGAGCGATGGGGACAGCTGGGAGGGCGTGCTGAGTGTGAACCCGCGAGGCTTCGGCTTCGTGACGGCGGCTGGGCAGCCAGACACTTACGTGGCGGGTGACAGCTTGGCCGGCGGCATGCACGGCGATCGCGTGCGCATTGCCGTGCTGGGGCGCACGGCTCGCGGGGTCGAGGGCCGCGTCACCGACATCGTTCATCGTCGCAATCCCCGCGTCGCTGGCGTGTTGCGACGTCGGCGCAAGAGCTCTTGGCTCGAACCGGACGACACGCGTGTTCGCGGCCCTATCGTGATCATTGGCCGTCACGATGGCGACGACGGGGACGCGGCGGTGGTGAGCATCACGCGCTTTCCCGAACGCCCCGACGAGAACCCCGAGGGTGAGTTGGTCGCGGTGCTGGGCGTGCCCGGAGACCCCAACGCGGAGGTGGCGAAGATCCTGGTGCGCGAGGAGATCGACGAAGCGCATCCCGAAGCCGCCATGCGCGAGGCCGAGGCAATGGCGGCGCGGTTGCTGAAGTCGCCAGCGGAGGGTCGCGTGGATCTGCGCAGCGTGCCCCTTCCCACGATCGACCCCGAGGACGCCCGCGACCACGACGACGCCATTTGGGTCGAAAAGGCGGGCGACGGCTACCGCGTGTGGATCGCCATCGCCGACGTGTCCGAGTACGTGGTGCCCGGTTCGGCCCTGGACCAAGAAGCCATGACCCGGGGCTGCACGATCTACCTGCCGGATCGGGCGATTCCCATGCTGCCCGCTGCCTTGGCGTCGGACGTGTGTTCGCTCCTTCCCGACGCCGAGCGCCTCTGCATGTGCGTCATTGCGGAGTTGGACAAGGCGGGTGACGTCACGAGGTTCGAGATCGTCGAAGGTGTGATGCGCTCTCAGGCCATGCTCACCTACGGCGGCGTGGCCCGGGCCCTCGGGTTCAGCGAGCGGGCACCCCAGAGCGCGCCGGCGGAAGCATTGAAGAAAGGCCTCCGGGCGCTGGACGAGCTGGCGCGCAAGTTGCGCCGCAAGCGCATGCGTCGGGGCGCGCTGGATCTGGATTTGCCCGAGCCGAAGGTCGTGCTCGACCCGAAGTCCGGCGCACCGATTGGCGTGGAACGTCGCGCCGAAGATCCGGGCATCAAGCGCGCCTACCAAATGGTGGAGGAGCTGATGCTGCTCGCGAACGAACTCGTCGCGGAGTGGCTGTCGAGCAAGCGATCCCCCGCGGTCTACCGCGTACACGCTCGCCCCGACGAGAAGAAGCTGGAGCGGCTGGCCGACGTGGCGGAGCGCCTGGGCGTCCAGGTAGATCTGGACGACATGCTCGACCCCATGGGGGTGAGCCGCTTTCTGAAGAAGATCGCCGATCACCCGCGGAAACAAGTGTTGGAGTCACTGCTGCTGCGCTCTTTGAAGCAGGCGGTCTACGACATCGTCAACGTGGGGCACTTTGGACTCGCGTCGGACGCCTACCTGCATTTCACCTCGCCGATTCGACGGTATCCGGACATCGAAGTGCACCGCGCCGTGAAGCACATCTTGCGCGGCAACAAGCCCGACACTTCGCCGGGCGCAGTGGAGACGCTTCGCGCCGCAGCGACACGAGCCAGCGTTCGCGAGCGCGCCGCGATGGATGTCGAGCGCGAGGTCGTGGACCTGTATCGCGCGCTCTACATGCGCGACCGCATCGGCGACGTGTTGGAGGGCAGGATCTCCGCAATGGTGGGTACGGGCATGTTCGTCACGCTGGTCGAACCCTTCGTGGACGTGCTGGTGCGCTACGACGCCCTCGGTCCCGATCGCTACGAGCTGGACGACGACGAGCTGACCGTCGTCGGCGCCAATAGCGGTGACGTGCTGCAGCTCGGCGACCCCATCGTCGTGGAGATCGAGGACGTGGCCATCTTGCGCCGCGTGGTCCTTGCCCGCCGAGTGCCGCCGGATGCGGTCGTGCGCGCTGCCCAGGGTCGGTCCCGGGGCCGGGGGCGAGGTGCAAGCAAGCCCAGCCGGAGCAATCCCGGAGCGAGCAAGCCCGGAGCGCGGTCGGCCCCGGCCGCCGACCGCAAGGGCCGCGGTGACCGCGGTGGCCGCAGCGCAGGGAGCCGTCAGGCGAAGGGCCGCGGCGGCAAACGGCGACGCTGA